The following DNA comes from Paraburkholderia sp. PGU19.
ACGGCGCCTGACGCCAGCGGAAGTAAGACACCAGTTCCGCACCATGCGCGAAGGCCTCGTAGGCCCATAGACGCACCATGCCGGGCGCGGGCACCGGGTTCCATGGCGCCCAGTTCACAGGGCCCGCTTCCTGTTCCATCACCCAGAATCGGCCCTGGCCGATCGCGCGATAGCGGTCGTGATCGAATGCCGATACATCGGGGTGCCCCGTGCGTGCATAGCGCGCCTTGTCCTCTTCGCTCAACGCGATCACTTCCGTGCGCGCGATCGGATAGCTGTCCCACGTCGCAACATCGATGCCCTTGTTCGCGGCGAAGCGATAGTGATCGAAAGTCGTGAAGAAGCCCATGAAGTTGTGCAGCATGTCCGCGTTCGGCGCGTAGCGTCGCAGCACATCGACCTGTTCGCGGTGGAAGCTCGTCACTTCGTCGGACATGAAGCGGCGGAAGTCGAGCAGATGAATCGGGTTCGCGTCGGTCGGCGTCAGGTTCGGCAACTCGATTGCATCGAACGATGCGTATTCCATGCTCCAGAACACCGTGCCCCAGCGCTGGTTCAGGTTGTCGACGGTTTCGTAGCGGCGTGCGAGCCACGCCTGAAAGCGCGTGCGGGCCGCCTTCGAATAGCTCGGCACGGTTTCGTGACAGCCGAGTTCGTTATCCGTTTGCCACGCGATGACAGCGGGATGCGAACCATACCGTTGCGCCATTACCTCGACGATACGCAGGCATTCGCGTCGATATGGCTCGCTGCAAATATCGTAATGACGGCGCGAACCGGAATTCCATGTCGTGCCGTCGGCGCGCACGGGCAGCATCTCCGGCAGCGAATCGACGAGCCACTTCGGCGGCGATGCGGTGGGCGTGCCAAGCACGATTTTCAGGCCGGCGTCGGCCAGCGTGGTTACGGCGCGGTCCAGCCATGTCCATTCATAGACGCCCGCGCGCGGCTCCATGCGGCTCCACGCGAATTCGGCGATCCGCACATGCGTGATGCCGAGTTCGACCATCCGGCGCGCGTCGTCGGCCCACATCGTTTCCGGCCATTGTTCGGGGTAGTAGCAAACACCCAGTTGCATTGTCGAATTCTCCAGAGATCAGTAGTGTGCGGTCGGCCTTGCGCGTCAGCCTTTGCTTGCGCCGAATGTCAGTCCCGCCACGAAGTGCTTTTGCATCAGGAAGAACATCAGCACGGAAGGCAGCGCGGCCAGCACCGAACCGGCCGCGACGAGATTCCACGCGGTCGTCCATTGCCCCTTGAGCGCGGCGACGCCGACCGTAATAGGCGCGGCGTCGTCGCCTTGCGTGAGGCACAGTGCCCAGAAATAGTCGTTCCAGACGAACGTGAAGACGAGAATGCCCAGCGCCGCGAGTGCCGGGCGGATCAGCGGCAGAACGATGCGCGCGTAGATCGTCCATTCGCTCGCGCCTTCGACACGCGCCGCCTCGATCAACTCGAAAGGCAACTGCTTGATGAAGTTGCGCAGAAAGAGCGTGCAGAAACCCGTCTGAAACGCGATATGAAAAATGATCAGCGCCCATACGGTATTGAACAGCCCGACTTTCAACGCCATGTCGCGCACCGGGATCATCAGGATCTGCACGGGCACGAAATTGCCCGCGACGAACGTGAATAGCACGACGATGTTGCCGCGAAAGCGATACGTCGCGAGCGCAAAGCCCGCCATCGACGCCAGCAGGATCGCACCAAGCACGGACGGCACCGTAATCAGCACGCTATTGGCGAAGTAATGGAGCATCGGCGTTTGCGTGAGCGCGGCGCCGTAGTTGTCGAGTAACGCGAAGTGCTTGGGAAAGGTCCAGTAATCGCCTTGCGAAAGCTCATCAGATGAGCGGATCGACGTGACGAGTACAGCGAGCATCGGCAGCAGCCACACGAGCAGCGCGAGCGGCAGCGACGCCTTGTAGATCGCGCGGTTCCAGGGTTTCCAGCGTTCGACGGGAAGCGGATACATGAGAGTTCTCCTTGCGCGATACGTAAATCAGCGTTCTTCGCGCAGCATCCGGCGCAGATGGAACACGATGTAGACGAGCATGATCGCGAACAGCACGACGGCAATCGCCGCCGAATAGCCTTCGCGGTAGTACTTGATGGCCTGGTCGTACATGTAATAGGCAAGCACGGTGGAGCTGTCGAACGGACCGCCGCCGCTCATCACCGCGATCAGGTCGAAGCTGCGCAATGCGCCGATCACCGTCAGCACGACAGCCATGAAGGTGGCGGGGCGCAGTTGCGGCAGGATCACGTGCCACAACAGATGCCAGCCCTTCGCGCCTTCCATGCGCGCAGCTTCCACCACTTCCGGGTTGATCGACGTGAGACCCGTCAGATACAACACCATGCAATAGGGCGTTTGCGGCCAGAGCGCGGCGAACACGATGCCGAACGTCACCGTGTGTGCATCGCCGAGCACGGGAATGCCGTGACCGACAATCACCTTGAGCAGACCGAACGTCGGGTCATAGAACCAGCTGAACACGAGGCCGACGACCACACCCGACAACACAAACGGCGCAAAGAACAGCGACTTCACGACGCGCATGCCCTTCACCTGCTGGTTCAGATACAGCGCAAACAGCAGACCCAACGGCGGCGCAAGCAGGAAGAACACGAGCCAGATCAGGTTGTTCTTCAGCGCGACGTAGAACGTGTCCGCCTGGAACAGTTCTGCGTAGTTCGCAAGGCCGATGAAGGTCTTTTCCGTCATGCCATCCCAGTTGTAGAAACTGAGCGTGATGCTGCTGAAGATCGGATAGATCACGCACAGAGCAAACAGCGCGCAGCCCGGCAGCAGAAAGAAGAACGCCGCGCGGTTACGTGCGCGCCCGGACCTGGACGTGCGGCGGCTGCGCGCCGAAGGCAGGCGAGCGATAGACGTGGACATGACGAAAACCTCGTTCGATGCGGCTCGCCCGTTGCGGCGAGCGGCAGGTGATTCGTGGGCGCATCGGTTGCGATGCGCCCGGCAGGCAGCCGCGTTCGGCGCGGCCGCCTTCAGGACATCACTTGTGATAGATGCGTTTGCGCGTCGCTTCGAGACGGGCGAGCAGCGAGTCGATCTGCGACGGATCGTTATAGAACTGCTGCATGGCCTTCATGCCTTCGTCGGCCATTTCCTTCGTCATATCGCGGTCGTAGAACTGCGCAATGCCGCCCGTCGTGCTCGCGAGCGTCTGGAAGCCGACCTTCGAAATGGGATCTTCCGGTTCCGCCGCCTTGCTGTTCGACGGCAACTGGCCCCAGCCGCGCGCGAGATCCGCGTTGATTTCAGGCGTTTCCATGAACGAGAGCAGACGCCGCGCGTCGGTCTTGTTCTTCGCCTTGGCGGGGATCAGCAGCACGTTGACGGGACCGTCCTCGGCCATCGGCACCTTCGGATCGATGACCGGGAAACGCATGAAGCCGATCTGATCCTTGACGCTCGACGGAATGCCCGCCGAGAAGAACGTGCCCATCAGCATCATCGCGGCCTTGCCGTTCGCGAGGAACGGGCCGATCGAGTCGAGATCGTAGGACAGCGCGTTGTCGATGTAGTAATGATCGTCCATCAAGGTCTTCCACGTCGTGTAGACCTTCTTCACACGCGGATCGGTGTACGGCACTTCGCCCGCCATCAGCTTCTGGTGAAACGCGTTGCCGTTGATGCGCAGGTCGAGATAATCGAACCACGCGGCAAGCGTCCAGCTGTCGCGCGCGGCGACGGCAATCGGCGCGACACCGCTTGCCTTGAGCTTCTTGCAGGCGTCGAGGAATTCTTCCCACGTCTTCGGCTCGCTCTTGATCCCTGCCTTCTCGAACAGATCCTTGCGATAGAAGAAGCCGTATGCGTCATAGCCGAGGGGCGCCGCATACTGCTTGCCGTTATACGTCGATGCTTCCTTCACCGATGCGTACTGCTGGCTCCAGCCGTTCTTCGACCAGTCGCCGGACAGGTCTTCGAGCAGGCCGCGCTTCGCGTAGTAAGCCATGCGTTCGCCGTCGTGCCACGACACGACATCGGGCGGATCGGTCGCGAGCCAGCCGCCCATCTGCACCTTGTACGCCTCTTCGGTGATGTAGGTGATCTTCAGATCGACATCGGGATTGGCCTTCTTGAACTTGTCGAACGCGTCCTGCCATGTCGAGCGCTGGTTGCCGCGCGCCGACACGTTGACGTTCAGCTGACCAGCGTCGGCATCCGCTACAAAGCCCGACAGCAGCGCTGCCGAGACGGCGAACGCAGCCGTCACGGAGCGCGTGTTGAAAAAGGCGAGCCCCGCAAGGCGGCTCAGGTGCTTGTTGATCATCGTGGTGTCTCCTTGAACTGCGTTGTTGGCCGGCCGCTCGACGCGGACAGCGGTCTTCGTGCCCACCGCGCCGGCTCTATGGCCGGCTGTTGAGATCGGCGAACCCGGCAGGCGCGGTTCGCGTCGTCGCCAGGCTGCTTTTACGACATGTGCAGCGCGACCGCTTGCGCTTCTGTCTCGACGTTGCGCGTCAGCGCGATGCCTTCTTCATCGAACAGATGGCATGCGTCGGCAGGCACACGCAAAGCCAGAGGCTCGCCGTTGCGAATCGACACATCGCCGGACGCTTTCGCGATCAGCGTGCCGTCCGCACATTCGACATGCACATAGCTGTGCTCGCCAAGCTGTTCGGTGATCAGCGATTTAACGGTGAGCGTTTGCGCGTCGCCGTCGAGACGGATGTGCTCGGGACGAATGCCGAGCGTGACAGGCTGGCCACGCGTGAGACGCGCGCCGTCGACCTGCACGCGCAGCGTCGTGCCGCTGCGGTTGAGCCTGACGTGCACGCCATCGTACGCAGCCGCTTCGACTTCGCCATCGAGGAAATTCATGCGCGGCGAGCCGATGAAACCCGCGACGAACCGCGAACGCGGCCGGTGATAAAGCTCCAGCGGCGCGCCGATCTGCGCGATGCTGCCGATGCGCTGCGTATCCGCACCCGCGTGCAGCAATACGATCTTGTCGGCTAGCGTCATCGCTTCGATCTGGTCGTGCGTCACGTAGACGACGCTCGCCTGCGCGAAGCGCTGATGCAACCGCGCGATTTCGATGCGCGTCTGGCCACGCAGCGCGGCATCGAGATTGGACAGCGGCTCGTCGAACAGAAACACGCCCGGCTCGCGCACGATCGCGCGGCCAATCGCGACGCGCTGACGCTGACCGCCTGACAGTTCGCGCGGTTTGCGTTCGAGCAGCGTATCGAGTTGCAGCACGCGCGCTGCTTCGCGCACTTTGCGGTCGACTTCGGCCTTCGGCGTTTTTGCGAGCTTCAGGCCGAACGCCATGTTTTCGTAGACCGACATGTGCGGGAAGAGGGCGTAGCTCTGGAACACCATCGCGACACCGCGCTCGGCGGCGGGGACGCCGTTCATCGATCGGCCGTCGATCGTCACGTCGCCGTCGGTCTGGTCTTCGAGGCCGGCGACGATGCGCAACAACGTGGACTTGCCGCAACCGGACGGTCCGAGGAACACACAAAACTCGTGCGCGCCGATTTCAAGGTTGAGATTGCGAATGACGGGCGCATTGGCGCCGAACGTCTTCTGAATGTTGGTCAGGGAGATCGCGGACATGGTGTTTTCCCTGGATTTAAACGCTTAAATCTGCGTGGAAAAAAATCGCGCAGAGGCTTGCGCGGCGTGGATTTAAGCGTTTAAATTCGGGTGTGCTCGAAGGCGCCATCATGTTTGTCTCCTGCCTGCTTTCGAGAAAAGTTATCAAAGCCTGCGGTAGATGCGCAACATCTGATTCGCAGTCTCTAAATATGGGATCTTTCCTAATCTTTCTGGCATGGCGACATTAACCGACGTCGCGCGACGCGCGAAGGTCACGGCGGCAACCGTTTCGAACGTGTTGCGCAACCCGGACAAGGTGCGGCCCGAAACGGCTGAGCGCGTGAAGCGGGCTATCCGCGAGCTTGGCTACCGGCCTAACCTGAACGCGCGCGCGTTGGCAGAAGGGCGCTCGCCCACGCTGGCGCTGATGCTGTCGAGCATCGCGAATCCGTTTTATCCCGAGTTCGTGCTCGCCGCCGAACGCGCGGCGCGGCGCGCCGGCTACTTCCTGATGGTCTGCAACACGGACGACGACGCGGAAATCGGCCGTGCGTACCTCACGCAGATTGCGGGCACGCTGGCCGAAGGCGTGCTGGTGCTCAACACGGATATCGCGATCAATGAACTGTGCGAGTCCGCAGCCGTCGGCGCGCCGATCGTGTTGAGCCTGTGGGAGCATCCCGAGCAGTTGCCTGCGCTGCCGTGCGTGGCCGTCGACTTCGCGCATGCGGGCGCGCTCGCGGCGCGGCATTTGCTGGAACTGGGGCATCGCGATATCGGCATGCTGGTTGGCGACGGTTGCGGCGGCTTGCAGGATGCGCGTGCGACGGGCTTTCGCGAGATGATGCGCGAAGCCGGTCTCGAACCGGACGATGCCGCCGTGCTGCAGATTCCCGATACGATCGACTCGGGCTTTGCCGCGTGTGTGGAATTGATGGAGCGCGAGCCGCATCTGAGCGCGCTGTTTGCGACCAATGATCTGCTGGCGATCGGCGCGTTGCAGGCGCTGGCGACGCTAGGCCGTAAAGTACCCGACGATGTGTCCGTGATCGGCATCACGGACATTCAGCTTGCGCATCAGGTGCGGCCGTCGCTGACGACGGTGGCGATCAATACGGAAGCGATTGCGCAGGCGTCGATTGAATTGCTGATACGGTTGATTCACGAGCCGCGTGGTGACACGCAGCCGCCCGCAGTGATTGCGCCTTTGCCGACGTTGGTGAGAAGGCAGTCCACGTAGAATGGCCGCATGGACCTCAAACAAATCCAGTACTTCATCGCACTCTTCGAAGACGGCTCGGTGACGCGCGCGGCGAAGCGCCTGAACATCGTCCAGCCGGCGCTCAGCATGCAGATTTCGAAGCTCGAAGCGGAACTGGGACAGGCGCTATTCGAACGCGGTCCGCACGGCATGACGCCCACCGACGCCGCGCGCCAGATGTATCGCCTGTACACGCCGATCATGCGCGACATCGAGCACGCGCGCGTGCAGTTGAGCCGTCAGGATGTGATCGTCACGGGCCGCGTGTCGCTTGGCATGGTCGCATCGGAAACGGAAAGCGTGCTTGCCGAATCACTGGCGAAGTTCAATGCGCTGTTTCCTCAGGTCGAGGTATCGGTGGCCGATGGGTTCAGCGCGCAGTTGATCGACGGCGTCGAAGCAGGGCGCCTCGATGCCGCGATCATCAACAAGCCGCGCGGCCGTCTCTCGCTCGACATGCAGCCGCTGCTGGTCGAAGAGATGGTGTACGTGACGGGCATGGAGTGCGTTGCCACGTTGCCGGACACCATCGATCTTTCACAACCGCCCGCCGTCGAACTGGTGCTGCCGACCCGCCGCAACGGCTTGCGCGGCGCACTCGATGCCGCGCTGATGGCCGCCAATATCGTCATCAAGCCCACCTTCGAAATCGATCTGCTGAGCACCATCGTGCAGTTCGTCGAACAGAGCAGCGTCGCCACGATCCTGCCGCGTGTGGTCGTGCAGCGCAAAGTGGACGAAGGCACGCTGCGCGCGCACCGCATTACGACGCCGTCGATCTTGCGGCACATCGTTCAGGTCTCGCATCCGAAGCGCCCGAT
Coding sequences within:
- a CDS encoding beta-galactosidase; the protein is MQLGVCYYPEQWPETMWADDARRMVELGITHVRIAEFAWSRMEPRAGVYEWTWLDRAVTTLADAGLKIVLGTPTASPPKWLVDSLPEMLPVRADGTTWNSGSRRHYDICSEPYRRECLRIVEVMAQRYGSHPAVIAWQTDNELGCHETVPSYSKAARTRFQAWLARRYETVDNLNQRWGTVFWSMEYASFDAIELPNLTPTDANPIHLLDFRRFMSDEVTSFHREQVDVLRRYAPNADMLHNFMGFFTTFDHYRFAANKGIDVATWDSYPIARTEVIALSEEDKARYARTGHPDVSAFDHDRYRAIGQGRFWVMEQEAGPVNWAPWNPVPAPGMVRLWAYEAFAHGAELVSYFRWRQAPFAQEQMHSGLNLPDNTLSPGGREVARAAQEIAQSDALTKLAQSGPAPRADVALVFDYETQWMFEIQRHAKGFDYQTLAFEYYRTLREMALDVDIVSAHADLSDYKLIVVPGLAALPAGFAKSVEQSSAQWVIGPRTGSKTADFAIPAQLPPGALQTVLPFKVLEVDSLRPTLQPTTTLNGVTGIALHWREHIETRDGLDVLARFDDNWPAIVARGHVRYASAWFDAALHRALLEGAARDAGLAVTHLPQGLRVRRRGEITFAFNFGASAAEAPAPDNAHFVLGQRTLGTADVCAWISA
- a CDS encoding carbohydrate ABC transporter permease, which codes for MYPLPVERWKPWNRAIYKASLPLALLVWLLPMLAVLVTSIRSSDELSQGDYWTFPKHFALLDNYGAALTQTPMLHYFANSVLITVPSVLGAILLASMAGFALATYRFRGNIVVLFTFVAGNFVPVQILMIPVRDMALKVGLFNTVWALIIFHIAFQTGFCTLFLRNFIKQLPFELIEAARVEGASEWTIYARIVLPLIRPALAALGILVFTFVWNDYFWALCLTQGDDAAPITVGVAALKGQWTTAWNLVAAGSVLAALPSVLMFFLMQKHFVAGLTFGASKG
- a CDS encoding sugar ABC transporter permease, which gives rise to MSTSIARLPSARSRRTSRSGRARNRAAFFFLLPGCALFALCVIYPIFSSITLSFYNWDGMTEKTFIGLANYAELFQADTFYVALKNNLIWLVFFLLAPPLGLLFALYLNQQVKGMRVVKSLFFAPFVLSGVVVGLVFSWFYDPTFGLLKVIVGHGIPVLGDAHTVTFGIVFAALWPQTPYCMVLYLTGLTSINPEVVEAARMEGAKGWHLLWHVILPQLRPATFMAVVLTVIGALRSFDLIAVMSGGGPFDSSTVLAYYMYDQAIKYYREGYSAAIAVVLFAIMLVYIVFHLRRMLREER
- a CDS encoding extracellular solute-binding protein; protein product: MINKHLSRLAGLAFFNTRSVTAAFAVSAALLSGFVADADAGQLNVNVSARGNQRSTWQDAFDKFKKANPDVDLKITYITEEAYKVQMGGWLATDPPDVVSWHDGERMAYYAKRGLLEDLSGDWSKNGWSQQYASVKEASTYNGKQYAAPLGYDAYGFFYRKDLFEKAGIKSEPKTWEEFLDACKKLKASGVAPIAVAARDSWTLAAWFDYLDLRINGNAFHQKLMAGEVPYTDPRVKKVYTTWKTLMDDHYYIDNALSYDLDSIGPFLANGKAAMMLMGTFFSAGIPSSVKDQIGFMRFPVIDPKVPMAEDGPVNVLLIPAKAKNKTDARRLLSFMETPEINADLARGWGQLPSNSKAAEPEDPISKVGFQTLASTTGGIAQFYDRDMTKEMADEGMKAMQQFYNDPSQIDSLLARLEATRKRIYHK
- the ugpC gene encoding sn-glycerol-3-phosphate ABC transporter ATP-binding protein UgpC, which codes for MSAISLTNIQKTFGANAPVIRNLNLEIGAHEFCVFLGPSGCGKSTLLRIVAGLEDQTDGDVTIDGRSMNGVPAAERGVAMVFQSYALFPHMSVYENMAFGLKLAKTPKAEVDRKVREAARVLQLDTLLERKPRELSGGQRQRVAIGRAIVREPGVFLFDEPLSNLDAALRGQTRIEIARLHQRFAQASVVYVTHDQIEAMTLADKIVLLHAGADTQRIGSIAQIGAPLELYHRPRSRFVAGFIGSPRMNFLDGEVEAAAYDGVHVRLNRSGTTLRVQVDGARLTRGQPVTLGIRPEHIRLDGDAQTLTVKSLITEQLGEHSYVHVECADGTLIAKASGDVSIRNGEPLALRVPADACHLFDEEGIALTRNVETEAQAVALHMS
- a CDS encoding LacI family DNA-binding transcriptional regulator, translating into MATLTDVARRAKVTAATVSNVLRNPDKVRPETAERVKRAIRELGYRPNLNARALAEGRSPTLALMLSSIANPFYPEFVLAAERAARRAGYFLMVCNTDDDAEIGRAYLTQIAGTLAEGVLVLNTDIAINELCESAAVGAPIVLSLWEHPEQLPALPCVAVDFAHAGALAARHLLELGHRDIGMLVGDGCGGLQDARATGFREMMREAGLEPDDAAVLQIPDTIDSGFAACVELMEREPHLSALFATNDLLAIGALQALATLGRKVPDDVSVIGITDIQLAHQVRPSLTTVAINTEAIAQASIELLIRLIHEPRGDTQPPAVIAPLPTLVRRQST
- a CDS encoding LysR family transcriptional regulator — its product is MDLKQIQYFIALFEDGSVTRAAKRLNIVQPALSMQISKLEAELGQALFERGPHGMTPTDAARQMYRLYTPIMRDIEHARVQLSRQDVIVTGRVSLGMVASETESVLAESLAKFNALFPQVEVSVADGFSAQLIDGVEAGRLDAAIINKPRGRLSLDMQPLLVEEMVYVTGMECVATLPDTIDLSQPPAVELVLPTRRNGLRGALDAALMAANIVIKPTFEIDLLSTIVQFVEQSSVATILPRVVVQRKVDEGTLRAHRITTPSILRHIVQVSHPKRPIGPAAQALIDIIAEEIRRVTKSAADE